The Pseudomonas asiatica genome has a segment encoding these proteins:
- the glgB gene encoding 1,4-alpha-glucan branching protein GlgB: protein MNATTRENGGLRQRDLDALARAEHADPFAVLGPHGDGAGGQVVRTFLPNALNVRILARHDGRILAEMEQGSLPGLFTAHLDEAHPYLLQIGWAGGEQITEDPYSFGPQLGDMDLYLFAEGNHRDLSGRFGAQPIQVDGVDGVCFSVWAPNARRVSVVGDFNNWDGRRHPMRLRHSAGVWELFVPRLGVGETYKFEVLGKDGILPLKADPLARATELPPSTASKVAGALSHDWQDHDWMAQRAQRHAYSAPLSIYELHPGSWRCELDEAGEVGRYYNWRELAERLVPYVQELGFTHIELLPIMEHPFGGSWGYQPLSLFAPTSRYGSAEDFAAFIDACHQGGIGVLLDWVPAHFPTDEHGLARFDGTALYEYDNPLEGYHQDWNTLIYNLGRNEVRGFMMASALHWLKHFHIDGLRVDAVASMLYRDYSRKAGEWVPNRHGGRENLEAIDFIRHLNGVAAHEAPGALIIAEESTAWPGVSQPTQQGGLGFAYKWNMGWMHDTLHYIQNDPVHRTYHHNEMSFGLIYAYSEHFILPISHDEVVHGKHSLIDKMPGDRWQKFANLRAYLTFMWAHPGKKLLFMGCEFGQWREWDHDGELDWYLLQYPEHQGVQRLVGDLNRLYREVPALHEQDCQPQGFQWLIGDDAQNSVYAWLRWSSSGEPVLVVANFTPVPREGYRIGVPFGERWEELLNSDAELYAGSNVGNLGVVESNEIASHGQPQSLALNLPPLGVLIMKPA, encoded by the coding sequence ATGAATGCAACCACGCGTGAAAACGGCGGCCTTCGGCAACGGGACCTCGACGCCCTGGCCCGCGCCGAGCACGCCGATCCATTTGCGGTACTCGGCCCCCATGGCGACGGCGCGGGCGGGCAGGTGGTCCGCACCTTCCTGCCCAATGCCCTGAATGTGCGCATCCTGGCCCGGCATGACGGGCGCATCCTCGCCGAAATGGAGCAGGGCAGCCTGCCGGGGCTGTTCACCGCGCACCTCGATGAGGCACACCCGTACCTGCTGCAGATCGGCTGGGCCGGTGGCGAGCAGATTACCGAAGACCCCTACAGCTTCGGCCCGCAACTGGGCGACATGGACCTGTACCTGTTTGCCGAAGGCAACCACCGCGACCTGTCCGGGCGCTTCGGCGCCCAGCCTATCCAGGTCGATGGTGTCGACGGCGTGTGTTTCTCGGTGTGGGCGCCGAACGCGCGGCGGGTGTCGGTGGTGGGTGACTTCAACAACTGGGATGGCCGCCGCCACCCCATGCGCCTGCGCCACAGCGCCGGGGTGTGGGAGCTGTTCGTGCCGCGCCTGGGCGTGGGCGAAACCTACAAGTTCGAGGTGCTGGGCAAGGACGGCATACTGCCCCTGAAGGCCGACCCGTTGGCGCGCGCGACCGAACTGCCGCCAAGCACCGCCTCCAAGGTAGCGGGGGCGCTCAGCCACGACTGGCAAGACCACGACTGGATGGCGCAACGCGCGCAGCGCCATGCCTACAGTGCGCCGCTGTCGATCTACGAGCTGCACCCAGGGTCGTGGCGCTGCGAGCTGGACGAGGCGGGCGAGGTGGGGCGCTATTACAACTGGCGCGAGCTGGCCGAGCGCCTGGTGCCGTACGTTCAGGAGCTGGGCTTCACCCATATCGAACTGCTGCCGATCATGGAACACCCGTTCGGCGGCTCCTGGGGCTACCAGCCGCTGTCGCTGTTCGCGCCCACCTCGCGCTACGGCAGCGCCGAGGACTTCGCCGCCTTCATCGACGCCTGCCACCAGGGCGGCATTGGCGTGCTGCTCGACTGGGTGCCAGCGCATTTCCCCACCGATGAACACGGCCTGGCGCGTTTCGACGGCACCGCCCTGTACGAATACGACAACCCCCTGGAGGGCTACCACCAGGACTGGAACACACTGATCTACAACCTTGGCCGCAACGAAGTGCGCGGCTTCATGATGGCCTCGGCGCTGCACTGGCTGAAGCACTTCCACATCGATGGCCTGCGTGTCGATGCAGTGGCCTCGATGCTGTACCGCGACTATTCGCGCAAGGCCGGCGAATGGGTGCCAAACCGCCACGGCGGGCGCGAGAACCTGGAGGCCATCGACTTCATCCGCCACCTCAACGGCGTGGCGGCCCACGAGGCCCCGGGCGCGCTGATCATCGCCGAGGAGTCCACCGCCTGGCCCGGCGTCAGCCAGCCGACTCAGCAGGGCGGCCTGGGCTTTGCCTACAAGTGGAACATGGGCTGGATGCACGACACCTTGCATTACATCCAGAACGACCCGGTGCACCGCACTTACCATCACAACGAGATGAGCTTCGGGTTGATCTATGCCTATTCCGAGCACTTCATCCTGCCCATTTCCCACGACGAAGTGGTGCACGGCAAGCATTCGCTGATCGACAAGATGCCCGGCGACCGTTGGCAGAAGTTCGCCAACCTGCGTGCCTACCTCACCTTCATGTGGGCGCATCCGGGCAAGAAGCTGCTGTTCATGGGCTGCGAGTTCGGCCAGTGGCGCGAGTGGGACCACGATGGCGAGCTGGACTGGTACCTGCTGCAGTACCCTGAGCACCAGGGCGTACAGCGCCTGGTCGGCGACCTCAACCGCCTGTACCGCGAGGTGCCGGCGTTGCACGAGCAGGATTGCCAGCCGCAGGGGTTCCAGTGGCTGATTGGTGACGATGCGCAGAACAGCGTGTATGCCTGGCTGCGCTGGAGCAGCAGTGGCGAGCCGGTGCTGGTGGTGGCCAACTTCACCCCGGTGCCGCGCGAGGGGTATCGCATTGGCGTGCCGTTTGGTGAGCGCTGGGAGGAGCTGTTGAACAGTGACGCAGAGCTGTATGCCGGGTCCAATGTCGGCAACCTGGGGGTGGTGGAGAGTAACGAGATTGCCAGCCATGGCCAGCCGCAGTCGCTGGCCCTGAACCTGCCGCCGCTTGGGGTTCTGATAATGAAACCAGCCTGA
- the treS gene encoding maltose alpha-D-glucosyltransferase — MAKRSRPAAFIDDPLWYKDAVIYQLHIKSFFDSNNDGIGDFAGLISKLDYIAELGVNTLWLLPFYPSPRRDDGYDIAEYKAVHPDYGNLADARRFIAEAHKRGLRVITELVINHTSDQHPWFQRARHAKRGSKARDFYVWSDDDQKYDGTRIIFLDTEKSNWTWDPVAGQYFWHRFYSHQPDLNFDNPQVLKAVIGVMRFWLDLGVDGLRLDAIPYLIERDGTNNENLAETHDVLKAIRAEIDANYPDRMLLAEANQWPEDTRPYFGEGEGDECHMAFHFPLMPRMYMALAMEDRFPITDILRQTPEIPANCQWAIFLRNHDELTLEMVTDRERDYLWNYYAEDRRARINLGIRRRLAPLLQRDRRRIELLTSLLLSMPGTPTLYYGDELGMGDNIYLGDRDGVRTPMQWSPDRNGGFSRADPQRLVLPPIMDPLYGYQTVNVEAQANDPHSLLNWTRRMLAVRKQQKAFGRGSLRTLTPNNRRILAYLREYTDADGNTEVILCVANVSRAAQAAELELSQYADKVPVEMLGGSAFPPIGQLPFLLTLPPYAFYWFLLASHDRMPSWHIQATEGLPELTTLVLRKRLEELLEAPSSDTLQSAILPQYLPKRRWFAGKEGPIDQVRLCYGVRFGTATTPVLLSEIEVLSEGVATRYQLPFGLLPEEQINSALPQQLALSRVRRAHQVGLITDAFVLEPFIRAVLRACEGGMRLPCGNGEGELRFESTQQLAGLALSDESSVRYLSAEQSNSSVVIGDQVVLKLIRRVNPGVHPELEMSAYLTAAGFANISPLLAWVSRVDEQGAPHLLMIAQGYLSNQGDAWAWTQNTLERAIRDQMEPSSLDADAHTDALAELTGFAALLGQRLGEMHLLLAAPTNDEAFQPRPSDADDSERWSAQISAELTHALDLLAQHRDSLDSESQALVDDLQQQRDGLAQHIANLTRQAQGGLLMRVHGDLHLGQVLVVQGDAYLIDFEGEPARPLQERRARHSPYKDVSGVLRSFDYAAAMILRSASAVDLSDPARQARQRVARQYLHQSRHAFVEAYGLATAAMPHAWQQAEGERAALELFCLEKAAYEITYEAENRPSWLAVPLHGLHGLISTWGES, encoded by the coding sequence ATGGCCAAGCGTTCCCGCCCGGCAGCCTTCATCGACGACCCGCTGTGGTACAAGGACGCCGTCATCTACCAGCTGCACATCAAGTCGTTCTTCGATTCGAACAACGACGGCATCGGCGATTTCGCCGGCCTGATCAGCAAGCTCGACTACATTGCCGAGCTGGGCGTCAACACCCTGTGGCTGCTGCCGTTCTATCCCTCGCCACGCCGCGACGACGGCTACGACATCGCCGAATACAAGGCCGTGCACCCCGACTACGGCAACCTGGCCGATGCCCGCCGCTTCATCGCCGAGGCGCACAAACGCGGCCTGCGGGTAATCACCGAGCTGGTCATCAACCACACCAGCGACCAGCATCCCTGGTTCCAGCGCGCCCGCCATGCCAAGCGCGGCAGCAAGGCACGGGACTTCTACGTGTGGTCGGATGACGACCAGAAGTACGACGGCACGCGCATCATCTTCCTCGACACCGAGAAGTCCAACTGGACCTGGGACCCGGTCGCCGGCCAGTACTTCTGGCACCGCTTCTACTCGCACCAGCCCGACCTCAACTTCGACAACCCGCAAGTGCTCAAGGCTGTGATCGGGGTGATGCGCTTCTGGCTGGACCTGGGTGTCGATGGCCTGCGCCTGGACGCCATCCCCTACCTGATCGAGCGCGATGGCACCAACAACGAGAACCTTGCCGAAACCCACGACGTGCTCAAGGCGATCCGCGCCGAAATCGACGCCAACTACCCCGACCGCATGCTGCTGGCCGAGGCCAACCAATGGCCCGAGGACACCCGCCCGTACTTTGGCGAAGGCGAGGGCGACGAATGCCACATGGCCTTCCACTTCCCGTTGATGCCGCGCATGTACATGGCCCTGGCCATGGAAGACCGCTTCCCGATCACCGACATCCTGCGCCAGACCCCGGAAATCCCCGCCAACTGCCAATGGGCGATCTTCCTGCGCAACCACGATGAGCTGACCCTGGAAATGGTCACCGACCGCGAGCGCGACTACCTGTGGAACTACTACGCCGAAGACCGCCGCGCCCGCATCAACCTGGGCATCCGCCGCCGCCTGGCGCCGTTGCTGCAGCGTGACCGGCGGCGCATCGAACTGCTCACCAGCCTGCTGCTGTCGATGCCCGGCACGCCCACCCTGTACTACGGCGACGAACTGGGCATGGGCGACAACATCTACCTGGGCGACCGCGACGGTGTGCGCACGCCCATGCAATGGTCGCCGGACCGCAACGGCGGTTTCTCCCGCGCCGACCCGCAGCGCCTGGTGCTGCCGCCGATCATGGACCCGCTGTACGGCTACCAGACCGTCAACGTCGAAGCCCAGGCCAACGACCCGCACTCGCTGCTGAACTGGACCCGGCGCATGCTGGCGGTGCGCAAGCAGCAAAAGGCCTTCGGCCGCGGCAGCCTGCGCACCCTCACGCCGAACAACCGGCGCATCCTCGCCTACTTGCGCGAGTACACCGACGCCGATGGCAACACCGAAGTCATCCTGTGCGTGGCCAACGTTTCCCGCGCCGCCCAGGCGGCTGAACTGGAATTGTCACAATACGCCGACAAAGTACCGGTGGAGATGCTCGGCGGCAGCGCTTTCCCGCCAATCGGGCAACTGCCGTTCCTGCTGACCTTGCCACCCTACGCCTTCTACTGGTTCCTGCTGGCCAGCCACGATCGCATGCCCAGCTGGCACATCCAGGCCACCGAGGGGTTACCCGAATTGACCACACTGGTATTGCGCAAACGCCTGGAAGAACTGCTGGAGGCTCCCTCCAGCGATACCCTGCAAAGCGCCATCCTGCCGCAGTACCTGCCCAAGCGGCGCTGGTTCGCCGGCAAGGAAGGGCCGATCGACCAGGTGCGCCTGTGCTACGGCGTGCGTTTCGGCACCGCCACCACACCGGTGCTGCTTAGTGAAATCGAAGTGCTCAGCGAGGGTGTAGCTACCCGCTATCAGCTGCCGTTCGGCCTGCTGCCCGAAGAGCAGATCAACAGCGCACTGCCACAACAGCTGGCCCTGTCACGGGTGCGCCGTGCCCATCAGGTTGGGCTGATCACCGATGCCTTCGTCCTCGAGCCATTCATCCGCGCGGTGCTGCGTGCCTGTGAGGGCGGCATGCGTCTGCCTTGTGGCAACGGCGAGGGCGAGCTGCGCTTCGAAAGCACGCAGCAGTTGGCGGGCCTGGCGTTGAGCGACGAAAGCAGCGTGCGCTACCTCAGCGCCGAGCAGTCCAACAGCTCGGTGGTGATCGGCGACCAGGTGGTGCTGAAGCTGATTCGCCGGGTCAACCCGGGTGTGCACCCAGAGCTGGAAATGAGTGCCTACCTGACCGCCGCAGGCTTTGCCAACATTTCGCCGCTGCTGGCCTGGGTCAGCCGGGTGGATGAGCAGGGTGCGCCACACCTGCTGATGATCGCCCAAGGCTACCTGAGCAACCAGGGCGACGCCTGGGCCTGGACCCAGAACACCCTGGAACGGGCCATCCGCGACCAGATGGAACCTTCCAGCCTCGACGCCGATGCGCACACCGATGCACTGGCCGAACTCACCGGCTTTGCCGCCTTGCTCGGCCAGCGCCTGGGCGAGATGCACCTGCTGCTGGCTGCACCGACCAATGACGAGGCCTTTCAGCCGCGCCCGAGCGATGCCGACGACAGCGAACGCTGGAGTGCGCAGATCAGCGCCGAACTCACCCATGCCCTCGACCTGCTGGCCCAGCACCGCGACAGCCTCGACAGCGAAAGCCAGGCGCTGGTCGACGACTTGCAGCAACAGCGCGACGGCCTGGCCCAGCACATCGCCAACCTGACCCGCCAGGCCCAGGGCGGCCTGCTGATGCGCGTGCACGGCGACCTGCACCTGGGCCAGGTGTTGGTGGTGCAGGGCGACGCCTACCTCATCGATTTCGAAGGTGAACCGGCCCGGCCGCTGCAAGAGCGTCGGGCAAGACACAGCCCGTACAAGGATGTCAGCGGCGTGCTGCGATCCTTCGACTATGCTGCTGCCATGATCTTGCGCAGCGCGTCTGCGGTCGACCTTTCCGACCCGGCGCGCCAAGCCCGGCAACGGGTTGCCAGGCAGTACCTGCACCAATCGCGGCATGCCTTTGTCGAAGCCTATGGCCTGGCCACCGCGGCCATGCCCCACGCCTGGCAACAGGCCGAGGGCGAGCGTGCCGCACTGGAGCTGTTCTGCCTGGAAAAAGCTGCCTACGAAATCACATACGAAGCCGAGAACCGTCCGAGCTGGCTGGCCGTGCCTTTGCATGGCCTGCATGGACTGATCAGTACCTGGGGAGAGTCATAG
- a CDS encoding alpha-1,4-glucan--maltose-1-phosphate maltosyltransferase, which translates to MSRNEPFESVPMANDHPDQAISLSQALLAPRIVIEDTQPVLEAGTFAAKAISGQPVAVSSKVYSDGHDRLAVMLNWRQAHSRRWHCIPMHSPGNDLWLAEFTPTELGPHLFSIEAWIDPFATYCHDLEKKYHAGVEVRLELEEGRLMLGKGIELCNGALREELQALQQRLPTLNADDQVALFLDPATARLMSDAEHRSYLARSREFPVDVDRPAAQFASWYELFPRSITDSPERHGTFNDVHERLPMIRDMGFDVLYFPPIHPIGMQHRKGRNNALTAEPGDPGSPYAIGSAEGGHEAIHPQLGSRDDFRRLVAAAAEHGLEIALDFAIQCSQDHPWLKQHPGWFSWRPDGTIRYAENPPKKYQDIVNVDFYAPEAVPSLWLALRDVVVGWVEEGVKTFRVDNPHTKPLPFWQWLIANVRSRHPEVIFLAEAFTKPAMMARLGKVGYAQSYTYFTWRNHKQELREYFEQLNQPPWSQCYRPNFFVNTPDINPYFLHTSGRAGFLIRAALATMGSGLWGMYSGFELCEGTPLPGKEEYLDSEKYEIRPRDFSQPGNIIAEIAQLNRIRRQNRALQTHLGVAFFNCWNDNILYFAKRTPERDNYILVAISLDPHNAQEAHFELPLWELGLDDNAETQGEDLMNGHRWSWYGKTQWMRIEPWHLPFGIWRIEKAR; encoded by the coding sequence ATGTCACGAAACGAGCCCTTCGAAAGCGTGCCCATGGCCAACGATCACCCGGACCAGGCCATCAGCCTGTCCCAGGCGCTGCTGGCGCCGCGCATCGTGATCGAAGACACCCAACCCGTGCTCGAAGCCGGCACCTTCGCCGCCAAGGCCATCAGCGGCCAACCGGTGGCGGTCAGCAGCAAGGTCTACAGCGACGGCCACGACCGCCTGGCGGTGATGCTCAACTGGCGCCAGGCCCACAGCCGGCGCTGGCATTGCATACCCATGCACTCGCCGGGCAACGACCTGTGGCTGGCCGAGTTCACCCCCACCGAACTGGGCCCGCACCTGTTCAGCATCGAGGCCTGGATCGACCCGTTCGCTACCTATTGCCACGACCTGGAGAAGAAGTACCACGCCGGTGTCGAGGTCCGGCTGGAGCTGGAAGAGGGCCGATTGATGCTGGGCAAGGGCATCGAGCTGTGCAACGGTGCCCTGCGCGAGGAGCTCCAGGCCTTGCAGCAGCGCCTGCCCACGCTGAATGCCGACGACCAGGTGGCGCTGTTTCTCGACCCCGCCACCGCCCGCCTGATGAGCGATGCCGAGCACCGCAGCTACCTGGCCCGCAGCCGTGAATTCCCCGTCGATGTCGACCGCCCGGCCGCGCAGTTCGCCAGCTGGTACGAGCTGTTCCCGCGCTCGATCACCGACAGCCCCGAGCGCCACGGTACCTTCAATGATGTGCACGAGCGCCTGCCGATGATCCGCGACATGGGCTTCGACGTGCTGTACTTCCCGCCCATCCACCCCATCGGCATGCAGCACCGCAAGGGCCGCAATAATGCCCTCACGGCAGAGCCCGGCGACCCGGGCAGCCCGTATGCCATCGGCAGCGCGGAAGGCGGCCACGAGGCGATTCACCCGCAGCTGGGCAGCCGCGACGACTTCCGCCGCCTGGTGGCCGCAGCGGCCGAGCATGGCCTGGAAATCGCCCTCGACTTCGCCATCCAGTGCTCCCAGGACCACCCCTGGCTCAAGCAGCACCCCGGCTGGTTCAGCTGGCGACCGGACGGCACCATCCGCTATGCCGAGAACCCACCGAAGAAGTACCAGGACATCGTCAACGTCGATTTCTATGCCCCCGAGGCCGTGCCCTCGTTGTGGCTGGCCCTGCGCGACGTGGTGGTCGGCTGGGTCGAGGAGGGGGTGAAAACCTTCCGCGTCGACAACCCGCACACCAAGCCACTGCCGTTCTGGCAATGGCTGATTGCCAATGTGCGCAGCCGGCACCCCGAGGTCATCTTCCTCGCCGAAGCCTTCACCAAGCCGGCGATGATGGCCCGCCTGGGCAAGGTCGGTTACGCGCAGAGCTATACCTACTTCACCTGGCGCAACCACAAACAGGAACTGCGCGAGTACTTCGAGCAGCTCAACCAGCCGCCATGGAGCCAGTGCTACCGGCCCAACTTCTTCGTCAACACCCCCGACATCAACCCGTACTTCCTGCACACCTCCGGCCGTGCCGGCTTCCTCATCCGCGCGGCGCTGGCCACCATGGGTTCGGGGCTGTGGGGCATGTACTCGGGCTTCGAACTGTGCGAAGGCACACCGCTGCCGGGCAAGGAGGAGTACCTGGATTCGGAGAAGTACGAAATTCGCCCACGCGACTTCAGCCAGCCCGGCAACATCATTGCCGAGATCGCCCAGCTCAACCGTATCCGCCGGCAGAACCGCGCCTTGCAGACCCACCTGGGCGTGGCGTTCTTCAACTGCTGGAACGACAACATCCTGTACTTCGCCAAGCGCACGCCCGAGCGCGACAACTACATCCTGGTGGCAATCAGCCTCGACCCGCACAACGCCCAGGAGGCGCATTTCGAGCTGCCGCTGTGGGAGCTGGGGCTGGATGACAACGCCGAAACCCAGGGTGAAGATCTGATGAACGGCCATCGCTGGTCGTGGTACGGCAAGACCCAATGGATGCGCATCGAACCCTGGCATCTGCCGTTCGGTATCTGGCGCATCGAAAAGGCCCGTTAA